The DNA sequence ACTAGATTTCGTGCTGGTACTTTGTGCCTGGATTTGTGTTTTGGCCGATTTAGGCCTCATGGCATGAGCCGATGCGGCCGATAAGATTTAGAGAGTGACGGCTTTGGCGTGTTGAAAAAAATTTGTATTACACTTTACTTAAATAATGCATTAAAAGTGATTTAGATCGCGTTTTTATTTCCGCTCTAGGTTACAATTTCACACAAAGGAGACGACAAGTCGATTTAACTTGTTGGTTTATGGTTGCTTTTTCACAATGTTGTAACATTTGCGGTAATTTAGAGGTTAAATAAATATGAGTTCTGAGCTTAGGGTAATGTTAGGCAATGCCAGTGCTAACGGTTCACAGTCATTACTTCAAGTTATCGAAATGTCGGTTGTCGAAAAGCGCAAACGTTTACGTTGGCAGGAGCAAGATATGGAAACACGCGAAATTATTGGCCAGTGGATAGATGAGCGCCCCTCTCTGGGCGACAAGATCACCCTTTATCGTCAAGGCGATAAGCTGTTTCTAGAGACCTGGTATAACGATGGTTGCCATAGTTTTGATGAGATGCAGGCAACTAGACTCGATAATGGTCTCAAGCTTGAAGATCTCGGTGGTAACCTGTTCGGCGAATATTTCCTGCTCTCCGACGACAACAACCTGCAATTTTGCAACAGCAGTGAATGCTTCTATACCGCCAAACGCGCGGCATAAGCTAAGAAGAAAGGCGCCAGATAGGCGCCTTTTTTGTGTCTAGCTTTACTACTCCTGAGAGTCGCCTCCTGAAAAGCAAAGGCTTTAGAAGGGATGCAGACTCGAGAAGCTCAGTCTGGTCTGCTTGTAGGGATGAGTGATGCTCAAGTGCTCGGCATGCAGGTGCAGACGCGGCGCGGCGGCAATAATGGCTTCGTCGCCATAGAAATCATCACCCAGTATGGTGTGGCCCAGCGCCTTCATGTGTAACCTGAGCTGGTGGGTTCGCCCCGTGATCGGCTTGAGTTTCACCAGAGTGCTGTTGCTGCGTCGCTCCAGCACCTCAAAATAGGTGGTCGCCGGTTTGCCATCCTCGGCAATCTTCTGTAGCGGCGGTTGCTCGCTATCAGGCTTCATCGCCAACTCTATCTTGCCACTGTCCTGGGCCATCAGGCCCTCGACCTCGGCCACATAATATTTTTCTGTGGTGCGGTTTTGAAACTGGGTCTTGAGGTGAGACTCGGCCTTCTTGTTGAGGGCGAATACCATGATGCCAGAGGTGGCGCAGTCGAGCCTGTGCACCAGGATCGCTTCGGGAAAACGCTGCAACAGGCGGTTGATGGCGCAGTCATGGGTCTCCGCGGCGCGGCCGGGATTAGACAACAGGCCAGATGGCTTGTTGATTATGATAATGTCGCGATCTTGGTAGCGTATGTCGAGCCAGGGAATAGCCGGGGGCTGGTAACTAAAAATTTTCATCGTCTCTCCTCGGCGGCGATCCTAACAAAGAATCCCGGCCCTGCCTATCCTATGGGCATCGGTTTGCGACCCTCTTGGCCTCTTTAATTTCGCCTTGGCCGCAAGTTCAAGGCTGGGTTTACAAAGCTTGGCGAGTTGAATTTTCTTAAGCTTGCTCACAGGCGCGCCGAGTTTAGGTATCATGGGGGAATGTGGCCCCGCCAACAAAGGGCGGCTTGGCCGAGGCAGAGAACAAGATGGAAAATAAGATGACAGAGCAACAAGGTTATTGGATTGGTGAGGCGGGTAAGCCTTGGGGCGAGGCGGAAAAAGCAAAGTGGCGCGCCGCGCAGCAGAAGAAGCGCTCCTATGAGCAGGAAGTGCTGAGCAAGTTCAGCCAGGTGAGCGAGAGCTTCGAGGCGCAGCAGTATGGCGAGCTTAACTATGCCGAGGGTCAGTATCCGCTCTATGGCTTTAAATCCCGCGACTGGGATCAGGAAAAGCCCACTATCTTAGTTACCGGCGGCGTACATGGTTACGAGACCAGTGGCGTGCAAGGGGCGCTGCGTTTCTTAATCGCCAAGGCCGCCGAGTACAGCCAGGATTTCAATATCCTGGTGGCCCCCTGTGTCAGCCCTTGGGGTTACGAGACCATCAATCGCTGGAACCCCGAGGCGATTGACCCAAACCGTTCCTTCTATGCCGACAGCCCGGCTCAGGAGTCCCGCGCCCTGATGCAGTGGGTGGCGAGCTTTAACTTGCCCTTGATGGCGCATATCGACCTGCATGAGACCACAGACACAGATAACAGCGAGTTTCGTCCAGCCTTGGCCGCAAGAGATGCCAAGGTGCAGACTAACTGGAATATTCCCGACGGTTTCTATCTGGTGGGAGATAGCGAGAACCCTAACGATGAGATGCAGGCGGCCATCATAGCGGCCGTGGGCAAGGTGACCCATATCGCCCCGGCCGATGAGCAGGGACGATTAATCGGCGAGCCTATCACTCAATTTGGGGTGATCAACTATGCGACTAAGGCACTGGGCCTGTGCAGCGGCTTTAGCGATGCCAGATACAACACCACGACCGAGGTCTATCCAGACAGTCCGTTGGTGGACGATGAAAACTGTATCCAGGCCCAGGTGATGGCGGTAAGCTCGGCGCTGGATTATATCCGCAGCCAGGGCTGAGCTAGACCCTCACCCGAGTAAGCCCGGGCGCCGCTGTCTTGAGGGCTGAGGGCTTAACGGTCAAGGTTTTAACGGGCGAGGGCGCCGGTGAGGATCACTCCGGCGACGAAGATAAAGAGCAATCCGGTCAACAGGTTGATCATTGGGGTTGCTCTTTTCATTTTGAGCTGCATCTTGGGATGAGAGAGCACCAGGGCTATCAGGCTAAACCACCCCAAAGAGAGGGCGAACATCATGGCGGTGGCGGCCACCTTAGTGCTCAGGGTCACCTCTGGGGTGATCAGGGTCGAGAATAGGGTGATGAAAAATACCAGCGCCTTGGGATTGAGCAGGTTGGTGGAGACCCCCTGCATGAAGCCCTGAGCCGCGCCGAGCCCTCGACCCGCCGCACTTGCCGCATTCAGATGCGCCTCATCGCGCCAGTGGGCGATGGCGGCGCGTATCGCGCCTATGCCCATCCAGCCAAGGTAGCTGGCGCCAATCAGCTGCACCGCCATGAAGAGGTTAGGGGAGCCCTTGATGATAAGGCTCACCCCGGTGAGGCTCAGCAATGTGTGTAGCGTGATGGCCACCGCCAGGCCCAGCGCGGCGGCGACCGCCGTGCGTCTGTGCTCCTGGGCGGCCAGCCTGACCACCAGGGCGAAATCCGGGCCAGGGCTTGCCAGGGCGACCGTGTGTATGACGGCCAATGAGAAAAGCAGTTGCAGCTGTAGTTCCATCTGTGTTGAACTCTCACGCGTTAAATTTAAATCGATGTCGCCATAGTAAGCCTATCCGCGGCGCCGGGATTGTAAAATATTGCACGTTTGCTTTTAGGCCTGATGTTTTTGCCTGTGGGCTAACCTATCAGGGCGTGACCCGTTTCTGA is a window from the Shewanella loihica PV-4 genome containing:
- a CDS encoding RluA family pseudouridine synthase; the protein is MKIFSYQPPAIPWLDIRYQDRDIIIINKPSGLLSNPGRAAETHDCAINRLLQRFPEAILVHRLDCATSGIMVFALNKKAESHLKTQFQNRTTEKYYVAEVEGLMAQDSGKIELAMKPDSEQPPLQKIAEDGKPATTYFEVLERRSNSTLVKLKPITGRTHQLRLHMKALGHTILGDDFYGDEAIIAAAPRLHLHAEHLSITHPYKQTRLSFSSLHPF
- a CDS encoding LysE family translocator, with amino-acid sequence MELQLQLLFSLAVIHTVALASPGPDFALVVRLAAQEHRRTAVAAALGLAVAITLHTLLSLTGVSLIIKGSPNLFMAVQLIGASYLGWMGIGAIRAAIAHWRDEAHLNAASAAGRGLGAAQGFMQGVSTNLLNPKALVFFITLFSTLITPEVTLSTKVAATAMMFALSLGWFSLIALVLSHPKMQLKMKRATPMINLLTGLLFIFVAGVILTGALAR
- a CDS encoding M14 family metallopeptidase, with translation MTEQQGYWIGEAGKPWGEAEKAKWRAAQQKKRSYEQEVLSKFSQVSESFEAQQYGELNYAEGQYPLYGFKSRDWDQEKPTILVTGGVHGYETSGVQGALRFLIAKAAEYSQDFNILVAPCVSPWGYETINRWNPEAIDPNRSFYADSPAQESRALMQWVASFNLPLMAHIDLHETTDTDNSEFRPALAARDAKVQTNWNIPDGFYLVGDSENPNDEMQAAIIAAVGKVTHIAPADEQGRLIGEPITQFGVINYATKALGLCSGFSDARYNTTTEVYPDSPLVDDENCIQAQVMAVSSALDYIRSQG